The DNA sequence AAATGCGCTAAACCCGCCTGCGTTCGCCCATGTCCACGTCCCCCCATAATCCTCGCTTTTAAGTATCAGCGATCCGCAGCGCTCTGGCCATGATTTTTTCCGGGCTGTTGAGTTCCACTTCCATCCTGTTGAATGCATTTATGAAATCCAGTTTGAAACTCAATGCCTTCGATCCGGTGAACCCCATGGCTAGCAGGCTGAAGCCGTCACGGTTCATGTAGTACATTGGGTATTGTTTGCCCCGGTTCTCGTAAGTCGATTCTTCGAACAATCTCGCTGCCGAATTTTCGGCTGCCAAACTCCTGATAGATTCGAGCACGTGTCTATGTTCTTTCCCAAACTGTTCCGCTACGATCAGAGAGCTTGTAACCGCCTGATCATTTTTAATAATGGTTAATTCGTTCATCTTTCCTCCTACCATCGAAGTGTGATTCTGATAGTGTTGTCTTTCTTGAGCATGAATGTTACTGATTCGTGATCCTCGGAGATCCGCCGCCAGCTCCATGGCCAAAGGCCGTAAAACTTGAGCAGCATATGGTCCCGTTCCTGCTTGGTTAGTTGTTCAAACATCCGACCAGCTCCCCG is a window from the Clostridiaceae bacterium HFYG-1003 genome containing:
- a CDS encoding Rha family transcriptional regulator; translation: MNELTIIKNDQAVTSSLIVAEQFGKEHRHVLESIRSLAAENSAARLFEESTYENRGKQYPMYYMNRDGFSLLAMGFTGSKALSFKLDFINAFNRMEVELNSPEKIMARALRIADT